A portion of the Calothrix sp. 336/3 genome contains these proteins:
- a CDS encoding DUF711 family protein — MKIRSITTGTSLQTFKETDKIQRAELFNQQAKQIFQNHQYEVQTTRISTNPWEEYLQNISPSEIIHQMQLLDKFCQNQNISFFSIGYANHPENITLIPEIIKNTTNIFTSSKIGDIETGINFNNIEASAKTIQEISKITPNGFGNFRFCAWANCQAGIPFFPASYHQGETSFSLALEYTDLVMAVFSQSGNLLEAEINLQKVLNTEFEKIAEIAEKIAQQFSIYYLGIDTSLAPPLNQKTSIAYAYESLLKNKFGDAGTLAVSGMLTRILKTAQIQICGYSGLMLPVCEDIGLTKRADEKIYNISNLLSYSAVCGCGLDTVPLPGNITQESLSYLLLDIATLAIKLNKPLSARLFPMPGKIAGEMTDFRSPYLVDCQIFAVQ, encoded by the coding sequence ATGAAAATTAGAAGTATTACTACAGGAACATCTCTACAAACATTCAAGGAAACAGATAAGATTCAAAGAGCAGAATTATTTAATCAACAAGCCAAGCAAATCTTTCAAAATCATCAATACGAAGTACAGACAACCAGAATTAGTACCAATCCGTGGGAAGAGTATCTGCAAAATATTTCACCTTCAGAAATTATTCATCAGATGCAACTCTTAGATAAGTTCTGTCAAAATCAGAATATTTCCTTTTTTAGTATTGGCTATGCAAATCATCCAGAAAATATTACTCTTATCCCAGAAATTATTAAAAATACAACTAATATCTTTACTTCCAGCAAGATTGGTGATATAGAAACGGGAATTAATTTTAATAATATCGAGGCGTCAGCTAAAACCATTCAGGAAATCTCTAAGATTACACCTAATGGCTTCGGTAATTTTCGTTTTTGTGCTTGGGCAAATTGTCAAGCAGGTATCCCCTTTTTCCCTGCATCTTATCATCAAGGAGAGACATCATTTAGTCTAGCTCTGGAATATACTGATTTAGTAATGGCAGTTTTCTCCCAGTCTGGAAATCTGCTGGAAGCAGAAATAAATTTACAAAAAGTCTTAAATACTGAATTTGAGAAAATAGCTGAAATCGCTGAAAAAATAGCTCAACAATTCTCAATTTATTACCTAGGTATTGATACATCCCTTGCGCCACCACTCAATCAAAAAACTAGTATTGCCTACGCCTATGAAAGTTTATTAAAAAATAAGTTTGGTGATGCTGGAACTCTCGCAGTGTCAGGAATGTTAACACGAATTCTCAAAACTGCTCAAATTCAAATTTGTGGCTACTCCGGTTTAATGTTACCTGTCTGTGAAGATATTGGATTAACAAAAAGAGCCGATGAAAAAATTTACAATATAAGTAATTTACTATCCTACTCTGCGGTATGTGGTTGTGGACTAGATACAGTACCCTTGCCAGGAAATATTACTCAAGAATCTCTATCTTATCTATTACTTGATATTGCCACATTAGCAATTAAATTGAACAAACCTCTCTCCGCTAGATTATTTCCCATGCCCGGAAAAATTGCTGGAGAGATGACAGATTTTCGCTCTCCCTATTTAGTTGATTGTCAAATATTTGCGGTGCAGTAA
- a CDS encoding transposase, with amino-acid sequence MTDTRTEYDNPWKEVIENFFPHFLEFFFPTTHIIIDWTKPYEFLDTELQQLEPDAEIGKRLVDKVAKVYLLTGEEAWVLVHIEVQSQYQKNFPTRIYIYNYRLFDRHKKQVISLAVLADEQPNWRPNKYEYSLGGCTLSLEFPIAKLLDYENQWQTLEQTSNPFGIVVMAHLHTKGTNQNPESRLQLKLRLVRMLFEKGYNREEIIGLFRFIDWIMTLPEELANNFKTELRNEEEAGRMRYVTSIERLAKQEGREEGREEGREEGRLETARESIIEVLEVRFGEIPSTIVEQINGIKDFSMLKDLHRQAIAVPSLDDFSC; translated from the coding sequence ATGACCGACACGAGAACCGAATATGACAACCCTTGGAAAGAAGTTATCGAAAATTTCTTCCCTCATTTTTTAGAATTCTTTTTCCCCACCACCCACATAATTATCGACTGGACGAAACCCTATGAATTTCTTGATACCGAACTCCAACAACTTGAACCTGATGCGGAAATTGGCAAACGCTTAGTCGATAAAGTCGCCAAAGTTTACTTATTAACCGGAGAAGAAGCTTGGGTACTCGTCCACATCGAAGTACAAAGCCAATACCAAAAAAACTTTCCCACTCGCATATACATCTATAATTATCGCCTATTCGATCGCCACAAAAAACAAGTCATCAGCCTCGCGGTACTCGCAGATGAACAGCCAAATTGGCGACCAAATAAGTACGAATATTCACTGGGAGGCTGTACCCTGAGTTTAGAATTTCCGATTGCCAAACTATTAGACTACGAAAACCAATGGCAAACATTAGAACAAACAAGCAACCCCTTTGGCATCGTTGTCATGGCACATTTACACACTAAAGGCACCAATCAAAACCCCGAAAGTAGGCTACAGTTGAAATTGAGACTGGTGAGAATGCTATTTGAAAAAGGGTATAACCGCGAAGAAATTATTGGTTTATTTCGATTTATCGACTGGATAATGACATTACCAGAAGAACTAGCCAACAACTTTAAAACAGAATTAAGAAACGAAGAGGAGGCAGGTAGAATGCGTTATGTAACCAGTATCGAACGTTTGGCGAAACAGGAAGGAAGAGAGGAAGGAAGAGAGGAAGGAAGAGAGGAAGGAAGGTTAGAAACCGCCAGAGAAAGCATAATCGAGGTTCTGGAGGTGCGATTTGGGGAAATACCAAGCACAATTGTCGAACAAATTAATGGTATAAAGGATTTTTCTATGCTAAAAGACTTGCATAGACAGGCGATCGCGGTTCCTTCACTTGATGATTTTTCCTGTTGA
- the thrC gene encoding threonine synthase yields MTLSLPVATSSCQPWRGLIETYRPYLPVTENTPVVTLMEGNTPLIPVPAIAQRIGRGVRVFVKYDGLNPTGSFKDRGMTMAISKAKEAGAEAVICASTGNTSAAAAAYARRGGMRAFVLIPDGYVALGKLAQALLYGAEVLAIKGNFDRALEIVREMAESYPVTLVNSVNPYRLEGQKTGAFEVVDVLGNAPDWLCIPVGNAGNISAYWMGFCQYQQIGKCDRLPRMMGFQAAGAAPLVNGQPVHHPETIATAIRIGNPASWDKAMGVKTASGGNFHAVTDAEILDAYRLLASEEGIFCEPASAASVAGMLKVKEEIPTEATVVCVLTGNGLKDPDTAIKHSNSQFKQGIEADIQAVAGAMGF; encoded by the coding sequence GTGACCTTGAGCCTGCCTGTTGCCACTTCTTCATGCCAACCTTGGCGAGGACTGATAGAAACCTATCGTCCTTACTTACCCGTGACGGAAAATACACCCGTTGTCACCCTGATGGAAGGGAATACACCTTTGATTCCCGTACCCGCGATCGCCCAACGTATCGGTAGGGGTGTGCGTGTGTTTGTCAAATATGACGGTCTCAACCCTACTGGTAGCTTTAAAGACCGGGGTATGACCATGGCGATTTCTAAGGCGAAGGAAGCCGGAGCAGAGGCTGTGATTTGTGCCAGTACGGGTAATACTTCTGCTGCTGCTGCTGCCTATGCCAGACGGGGAGGAATGCGCGCCTTTGTGTTAATTCCTGATGGTTATGTTGCCCTGGGTAAGTTGGCACAAGCCCTACTGTATGGGGCAGAGGTTTTAGCAATCAAAGGGAATTTTGACCGAGCCCTAGAAATTGTCCGAGAAATGGCAGAGAGTTATCCCGTTACCTTGGTGAACTCTGTAAACCCCTATCGTTTGGAAGGGCAAAAAACTGGAGCATTTGAGGTTGTGGATGTTCTGGGTAATGCTCCTGACTGGTTATGTATTCCCGTCGGTAATGCTGGAAATATCAGCGCATATTGGATGGGTTTTTGTCAATACCAGCAAATTGGGAAGTGCGATCGCCTACCCCGGATGATGGGTTTTCAAGCCGCAGGTGCTGCACCCTTGGTGAATGGACAGCCTGTACATCATCCAGAAACCATCGCTACAGCTATTAGAATTGGCAATCCTGCCAGTTGGGATAAGGCAATGGGGGTAAAAACAGCCAGTGGTGGTAATTTCCACGCTGTCACCGATGCCGAAATTCTCGATGCTTACCGTCTTTTAGCCAGTGAAGAAGGTATTTTCTGTGAACCAGCTAGCGCTGCATCTGTTGCGGGAATGCTGAAGGTGAAAGAGGAAATCCCCACGGAAGCAACAGTAGTCTGTGTCTTGACTGGTAATGGTTTAAAAGACCCCGACACTGCAATTAAACACAGCAATAGCCAATTTAAACAGGGAATTGAGGCGGATATACAAGCAGTTGCTGGGGCAATGGGATTTTAG
- the tsaE gene encoding tRNA (adenosine(37)-N6)-threonylcarbamoyltransferase complex ATPase subunit type 1 TsaE translates to MTQILLPTSSNTHLLGNFLGKYLAPGSVLLLQGDLGAGKTTLVQGLAAGLGITDSVVSPTFTLINEYTEGRIPLYHLDLYRLEPPEVAALNLESYWEGVEVDLGIVAIEWSERLPYLPDSYLQIDLCHQNGENGAHTSSQRLAEITPHNFLICEHICEFLKSLSI, encoded by the coding sequence ATGACACAAATCCTTTTACCCACTTCTTCTAATACCCATCTATTGGGTAATTTTCTAGGTAAATACTTGGCTCCTGGTAGTGTGCTTTTACTCCAGGGAGATTTAGGTGCAGGCAAAACTACCTTAGTGCAAGGTTTAGCCGCAGGTCTAGGTATTACTGATTCCGTAGTTAGTCCCACTTTTACCCTGATTAATGAGTATACAGAAGGGCGGATTCCTTTGTATCATTTAGACCTATATCGCCTAGAACCTCCAGAAGTTGCCGCTCTCAATCTAGAAAGTTATTGGGAGGGTGTGGAAGTGGATTTGGGGATTGTGGCAATTGAGTGGTCAGAAAGATTGCCCTACCTACCAGATAGTTATTTGCAAATCGATTTATGTCATCAGAATGGGGAAAATGGAGCGCACACATCCAGTCAAAGGTTAGCCGAGATTACACCCCATAATTTTCTTATCTGTGAACATATATGCGAGTTTCTTAAATCTTTATCTATTTAG